From one Leishmania panamensis strain MHOM/PA/94/PSC-1 chromosome 9 sequence genomic stretch:
- the JBP1 gene encoding DNA J-binding protein, putative (TriTrypDB/GeneDB-style sysID: LpmP.09.1480), which produces MESSTKRIKMDIFNFPTIKETRTPEEVAESYAEAVKLHPFYDNAHCVIDFYDSGTIKDGRGEIIGVVLRKALPKYATSMASVLLISAAVRTSLRSMIFGGESPLSGIAGYFDYRGSPVELKSRKTSFTYEHEEAWSAVFPVVDYVSEIYRHVAPERWKAQNNAIPDLVRIHGTPFSTLTINSRFRTASHTDVGDFDAGYSCIACIDGQFKGLALTFDDFRINVLMQPRDVMVFDSHHFHSNTEVEVSCSEEDWKRLTCVFYYRTALGEPSSYAEYRRRLEKSKQDPSFTPVVSNVMIKENGTNLNRPSPVHPVPPSPFWLPMLTHCLQHCASAAQSVHEAMTADGSQLAEIIFGEPLSISDGIPLRGDDEKLKANGDTGAKPLSRLGGFSETDLMVSTAAEKRKYLDSEFLAHCISVQLLDMWKQARARWLELVGKEWMHMLTLNPERKDFLWKNRSEMNSAFFDLCEVGKQVMLGLLDKEAALPKEEQAFWTLYAVHLSAACAEELHMPHDAMSLRKLNVKLKDFNFGGTRYFKDMPPEEQQRRMERKQRIEEARRHGMTGAHEKRANWLTNDSFDYQTEDCVVDYAKHKWVLPERHAKAVTKDVHTAWLPTREEVVRVLVVLPDLQIRVEGVDCKLEKPDTVEDSSEWVRLVSSPAVHRLLAAAQRNLQLPDDVMHGNIHIRFVFHSTLPTDMYDFVVLQHVLSRIPDDVLASSYITRAAALCSGCLFVEETDVQCRQYYTLKYSIRRNYDAVAPHFFQQLHQASYGTKMARVRTKGELEALIPMVCCARYKLQGSPLNTTIHVVSPTAPH; this is translated from the coding sequence ATGGAGTCCAGCACCAAGAGGATTAAGATGGACATCTTCAACTTTCCTACCATCAAGGAGACACGTACCCCGGAGGAAGTGGCAGAGAGCTACGCTGAAGCCGTCAAGTTGCACCCCTTCTACGACAACGCGCACTGTGTTATCGATTTTTACGATAGCGGTACCATCAAAGATGGCCGCGGAGAGATCATTGGTGTTGTGCTTCGGAAAGCCTTACCAAAGTACGCGACATCCATGGCGTCGGTGCTCCTCATATCCGCTGCCGTGCGAACCTCGCTTCGGAGCATGATATTCGGTGGGGAGTCGCCTTTGAGTGGAATTGCTGGCTACTTCGACTATCGGGGCTCGCCGGTGGAGCTGAAGTCACGCAAAACGTCCTTCACATATGAGCACGAGGAGGCATGGTCGGCTGTCTTCCCTGTCGTCGATTATGTCAGCGAGATCTACAGACATGTGGCACCGGAGCGGTGGAAAGCACAAAACAACGCAATTCCGGATCTCGTGCGCATTCACGGAACCCCGTTCTCCACGCTCACCATCAACTCCCGCTTCCGCACAGCCTCTCACACCGACGTCGGCGACTTTGACGCTGGCTATAGCTGCATCGCATGCATTGATGGGCAGTTTAAAGGGCTTGCCCTTACCTTTGACGACTTCCGCATCAACGTGCTCATGCAGCCGCGCGATGTAATGGTGTTTGACTCGCACCACTTCCATTCAAAcacggaggtggaggtgtcGTGCTCAGAGGAGGACTGGAAGCGACTTACCTGCGTTTTTTACTACCGCACTGCCCTCGGCGAGCCGTCAAGCTACGCCGAGTACCGGCGCCGCTTGGAAAAGTCCAAGCAGGATCCCAGCTTCACTCCGGTGGTGAGCAACGTGATGATAAAGGAGAACGGCACAAACCTGAACCGTCCATCCCCTGTGCACCCcgtccctccctcaccgTTTTGGTTGCCAATGCTGACGCATTGCCTGCAGCACTGTGCATCGGCGGCACAAAGCGTTCACGAAGCCATGACGGCGGATGGGAGTCAACTGGCTGAGATTATCTTTGGGGAACCGCTGTCAATATCAGATGGCATCCCGCTGCGCGGAGACGACGAGAAGCTGAAGGCCAACGGTGACACCGGGGCCAAGCCGCTCTCACGTCTGGGTGGGTTCAGTGAGACGGATCTGATGGTTTCGAcggcagcagagaaaagaaagtaTCTCGACAGCGAGTTTCTCGCCCACTGTATCAGCGTGCAGCTACTGGACATGTGGAAGCAGGCGCGTGCGAGGTGGTTGGAGCTGGTAGGCAAGGAGTGGATGCACATGCTTACCCTCAACCCTGAGCGCAAAGACTTTTTGTGGAAGAACCGGTCCGAGATGAACTCGGCCTTTTTCGACCTCTGCGAGGTGGGAAAGCAGGTAATGCTGGGCCTTCTGgacaaggaggcggcgcttcCAAAGGAAGAACAGGCTTTCTGGACCTTGTACGCTGTACACCTGAGCGCAGCGTGcgcggaggagctgcacatgCCCCATGACGCAATGTCACTCCGCAAGCTAAATGTGAAGCTGAAGGACTTCAACTTTGGCGGCACACGATACTTCAAAGACATGCCACCtgaggagcagcaacgcagaaTGGAGCGCAAGCAACGCATTGAGGAGGCGCGCCGCCATGGCATGACCGGCGCGCACGAAAAGCGAGCGAACTGGCTGACCAACGACTCATTCGACTACCAAACCGAGGACTGTGTCGTGGATTATGCCAAACACAAGTGGGTGCTGCCTGAGCGTCACGCAAAGGCAGTCACGAAGGATGTGCACACTGCCTGGCTCCCAACTAGGGAAGAGGTAGTGCGAGTGCTCGTTGTACTACCTGACTTGCAAATCAGAGTCGAGGGCGTAGACTGCAAGCTGGAGAAGCCAGACACTGTGGAGGATTCATCAGAGTGGGTGCGCTTGGTGAGCAGCCCAGCTGTGCATCGTCTCCtggccgctgcgcagcgcaacTTGCAGCTTCCGGACGACGTCATGCATGGCAATATCCACATCCGTTTTGTCTTTCACAGCACGCTGCCTACGGACATGTACGACttcgtggtgctgcagcatgTATTGAGCCGTATACCAGACGATGTGCTGGCGTCGTCGTATATtacgcgcgctgcagccctCTGCTCAGGCTGTCTCTTCGTGGAGGAGACGGATGTGCAGTGCCGACAATACTACACTCTCAAGTATTCCATTCGCCGCAACTacgacgccgtcgccccGCACTtcttccagcagctgcaccaggcGAGTTACGGGACGAAAATGGCACGCGTGCGCACAAAGGGGGAGTTGGAGGCTCTTATTCCCATGGTGTGCTGTGCGCGCTACAAGCTACAAGGCTCACCGCTTAATACGACCATTCATGTGGTGTCTCCCACGGCGCCCCACTAA
- a CDS encoding hypothetical protein (TriTrypDB/GeneDB-style sysID: LpmP.09.1510) — MKLVRRARKGIRERRMKACINDLNSNLSKVEMRVFRKQKKERDAKRQALGIGEVVPKDVLSGRMNPDLYAVECRLHQEAGLPKPLPYQGYKEDLARSRATTHCVGFVGFRTILHAIRARNM; from the coding sequence ATGAAGCTTGTGCGGCGTGCCCGAAAGGGCATTCGTGAACGACGAATGAAAGCATGCATTAATGATCTGAACTCGAATTTGTCGAAGGTGGAGATGCGCGTCTTCCGAAAGCAAAAGAAGGAGCGTGATGCGAAGCGTCAGGCTTTGGGGATTGGTGAGGTGGTACCAAAGGATGTACTGAGTGGCCGAATGAACCCTGATCTGTACGCGGTGGAGTGCCGGCTTCACCAAGAGGCAGGCCTACCCAAGCCGCTGCCGTACCAAGGGTACAAGGAAGATCTGGCGCGGAGCCGTGCCACCACCCACTGCGTGGGGTTTGTTGGATTCCGGACGATTCTGCATGCTATCCGGGCCCGCAACATGTAG
- a CDS encoding cytochrome b5-like protein, putative (TriTrypDB/GeneDB-style sysID: LpmP.09.1490) encodes MTPNYIHLSEVEKHITENDLWFIKDFKIYDITKFVDQHPGGVDTLLSVAGKDGTRDFNAVGHSDSAVEELARYYIGDIHPDDTNNVQQTTSKTAESYFGIAVVLALVAICLFFIFRP; translated from the coding sequence ATGACCCCTAACTATATTCATTTGAGTGAGGTGGAGAAGCACATCACAGAGAATGATCTATGGTTCATCAAGGATTTCAAGATTTATGACATTACAAAGTTTGTGGATCAGCACCCGGGCGGCGTCGACACGCTCCTCAGCGTGGCGGGTAAGGATGGCACAAGGGACTTCAACGCTGTGGGTCACTCAGATAGCGCCGTGGAGGAACTTGCGCGGTACTACATCGGCGACATTCACCCAGACGATACGAATAATGTTCAGCAGACTACCAGCAAGACAGCAGAAAGCTACTTCGGCATCgcagtggtgctggcgctcgTCGCAATCTGCTTGTTTTTTATCTTCCGCCCCTGA
- a CDS encoding hypothetical protein (TriTrypDB/GeneDB-style sysID: LpmP.09.1520): MVLLFSVENPTGKDGGKEDGKGEVPYAWSTFKDRIAVIYDDRKGVQPSEEEIEWQLQVAQFPVTPHFFVTPFDGVMDGNDEQESKALQLVFEDIMHCVQRRENVTVIHRGVNAEAHLETILISFLQAVRSSAEYGMQVVADEIAKEKQMQRLLQMNANSGDADATEARGTKAHERDTTGQGGGGVQLSKALRRKIAKLRQEYHYPHPADRQVAARSRYGLISAAHNDLLYPPRNDSSLLRPQAFIAYPPVSRATRTSRAASLAAAKSTRSHTILFNQMQRRNTAKMLEELREQEAVGDCEPIPGNGWGDKVTFYTFDGASSVMALPGIPNLDEVIRELAVDFWVRTDLKPADGKRVLMQMMEGQREDVGQLFQLSLNWYEDMPDSLRVVIRDSANRVLEAVGSVAKVGLTDGTKFHHVMLRVHSLEEGQLSCEVDGRPINIQLIQQEHPVAFNPWSHRLFVGGYLDEVNSPALVFRGVIAELRFWSGVFPSHPIVRWPLFAVEGGMLQEMTRTIPADHHETLLNLHAVEESPPRSAPSFDGNLVVNVGTLPLFGQLMHNWRMELSFRTDVSSRMMTLVGVTDRNFKMQEFGIVLNSEPVITKERLRYHELHTTFYIVDAFGACCSALLRGTERQNLMDGEWHKLVWRCIDSETNNFSVKVDDVLQDLLFVSREGPTRFVIYDNWIAVGGHNVRNWKIQRPFIGQIGHFFLSLQRCPYVTLAMDEGPGAYVLQDRSHHNNHGLLINSTTNVVRRNDVVWTQGPADKSDDVDNAAWPDMRIFKNNNVSVAAVVFTCAFGERSVAHETLYDVLSGKFHEVENAPHILTERTEAQWKSWYGLPAECYHALDSVARLEESINVVLRAEAPRGHLLVTVHIGDCFASVLHIREPELPADAVYDCNMLKWHYPYMVEGMQGRRELMLNRMIEGVERVLLSDTLKPYVTAKLGPLNSGSRSVLTDDIIRSLQNIGWPWFLPVVLHTHLLNAEFGSTLHLIQRVRPHMSANEAAAVSFVSKKLTDGVRENASLMIQRNWRVRLAKREAARRSELRSLNDRKVEEIRALRMNATVKMKGSLCALLITLHHPQCPGVPAIDSDTGPLQDALRQQGYEVTTLEDPDMATMLRAVSQTDTTKSNFIYVSGYGGALNLRQPPVFGFESLAVYVEEEAQRATLDCDESGTFRQLMVQMKAEKAMVPVKKSKKKAKKAAAAARPRKTAEEAELQQRQLEGLLFSYRQEMEMEELSYRDSLVHEYESMNQLLSRQLRHVTAVTREYEERYKSKGPEGDAQNYVYTGKSRMIESFATTVVDMEDVIRAALHWQDPPPGLQCVVAVDLQPVMPYSCGVACLASSTGNTFRVPYRPQQRELLSPILVKAFNGQLPKISATSKYAVLSGGIETAVNQRDWKSFASYVVRKLQPYCPPERFRMLCGELDRHLPFVAELVPVRDIVMDAEARDRRRRERDTQKVKAQVSFGVGSAKIQSDMFSLFRDFLEGVTVSELAFVNTIRILFTQQNKGIDGIQVEEVIGALEKCRPAVCSMAFEVRVTAAGVEVQFKVSEVGDKLLLSQWLNVVSLRSLTWQFHQRPLFGMGRLEVDYIEYLYDAKFACSASRYWQLCKQFHAFPVPKPYVRFVQARVLMSSDKQ; the protein is encoded by the coding sequence atggtgcttctcttttctgttgaAAATCCGACAGGCAAGGATGGTGGCAAGGAGGACGGGAAGGGTGAGGTGCCTTACGCGTGGTCCACCTTCAAGGATCGCATCGCCGTCATCTATGATGATCGAAAGGGCGTGCAGCCGTCTGAAGAGGAAATTGAGTGGCAGCTTCAAGTGGCTCAGTTCCCTGTAACGCCGCACTTTTTCGTCACTCCCTTCGATGGCGTTATGGACGGAAACGATGAGCAAGAGtcgaaggcgctgcagttgGTGTTTGAGGACATCATGCATTGCGTTCAGCGAAGAGAGAATGTCACTGTGATCCACCGAGGCGTCAACGCTGAGGCACATCTCGAGACTATCTTGATCTCCTTTCTTCAGGCAGTTCGATCGTCTGCGGAGTACGGAATGCAAGTTGTAGCGGACGAAATCGCGAAGGAAAAGCagatgcagcggctgctgcagatgaACGCGAACTCGGGGGACGCAGATGCAACAGAGGCGCGCGGCACGAAAGCGCACGAACGCGATACCACGGGGCAGGGTGGGGGCGGCGTGCAGCTGTCAAAGGCGCTGCGTAGGAAAATTGCCAAGCTGCGACAGGAATACCACTACCCGCACCCCGCCGATAGGCAAGTAGCCGCAAGGAGCCGCTATGGGCTCATCTCAGCCGCTCACAATGACCTATTGTATCCACCACGCAATGACTCCTCCTTGCTGAGGCCGCAAGCGTTTATCGCGTATCCCCCAGTGAGCCGTGCTACCCGGACATCGAGGGCTGcctcgctggcggcggcCAAGAGCACGCGTAGCCACACTATCTTGTTCAATCAGATGCAGCGCCGTAATACTGCAAAGATGCTGGAAGAGCTACGGGAGCAGGAGGCGGTCGGCGACTGTGAACCTATTCCCGGAAACGGCTGGGGGGACAAAGTCACGTTCTACACGTTCGACGGCGCGTCATCCGTGATGGCGCTGCCGGGGATTCCCAACCTTGACGAGGTGATTCGCGAGTTGGCGGTCGACTTTTGGGTTCGCACCGACTTGAAGCCAGCGGACGGCAAACGAGTACTGATGCAAATGATGGAGGGTCAACGCGAGGATGTTGGCCAGCTGTTCCAACTGAGCCTCAACTGGTACGAAGATATGCCGGACTCTCTCCGAGTCGTTATTCGCGACTCTGCCAACCGAgtgctggaggcggtgggcTCTGTGGCGAAGGTGGGACTCACCGACGGCACCAAGTTCCATCACGTGATGTTACGCGTTCACAGTTTAGAGGAGGGCCAGTTGTCGTGCGAGGTGGACGGGCGACCCATTAACATTCAGCTCATTCAGCAAGAGCATCCCGTCGCTTTTAACCCGTGGTCGCATCGCCTCTTTGTGGGCGGCTACCTTGACGAGGTGAACTCACCAGCCTTGGTCTTTCGTGGGGTCATCGCAGAGCTGCGGTTCTGGTCAGGCGTATTCCCCTCGCATCCTATTGTGCGGTGGCCGCTCTTTGCCGTCGAGGGCGGGATGCTACAGGAAATGACGCGCACAATTCCCGCCGACCATCACGAGACACTCTTGAACCTGCACGCGGTGGAGGAGTCACCGCCGCGCAGTGCCCCATCCTTTGATGGCAACCTAGTGGTGAACGTCGGAACGTTGCCGCTGTTTGGTCAGCTCATGCACAACTGGCGAATGGAGCTGTCTTTTCGCACTGACGTCTCGTCGCGCATGATGACGCTCGTAGGCGTGACGGATCGAAACTTCAAAATGCAAGAGTTCGGCATCGTGCTGAACTCGGAGCCGGTCATTACaaaggagcggctgcgctaCCACGAGCTTCACACGACCTTCTACATTGTGGACGCATTCGGtgcctgctgctcagcgCTACTCCGCGGCACCGAGCGTCAGAACTTGATGGATGGTGAGTGGCACAAGCTCGTGTGGCGGTGCATCGACAGTGAGACAAACAATTTCAGTGTCAAGGTGGATGATGTTCTGCAGGACCTGCTCTTCGTGTCGCGGGAGGGACCGACGCGGTTCGTGATCTACGACAATTGGATCGCAGTTGGCGGACACAACGTGCGAAACTGGAAAATCCAGCGCCCTTTCATTGGGCAGATTGGCcactttttcctctccttgcAGAGATGCCCCTATGTGACGCTGGCGATGGACGAGGGCCCTGGCGCTTACGTACTGCAGGATCGCTCGCATCACAACAATCATGGGCTGCTCATCAACTCCACGACGAACGTTGTGCGCCGCAACGATGTGGTGTGGACTCAAGGTCCCGCCGATAAGTCCGATGACGTCGACAACGCTGCCTGGCCTGACATGCGGATCTTCAAGAATAACAATGTTTCCGTTGCAGCGGTGGTTTTCACGTGCGCCTTCGGTGAGCGCAGCGTTGCGCACGAGACGCTTTACGATGTGCTCTCGGGGAAATTCCACGAGGTCGAGAACGCACCGCACATTCTCACCGAGCGCACAGAGGCGCAGTGGAAGTCGTGGTATGGTCTACCTGCGGAGTGCTACCACGCACTGGACAGTGTGGCACGCCTGGAGGAGTCTATCAATGTGGTCCTGAGGGCAGAGGCACCGCGGGGGCATTTGCTGGTCACCGTGCATATCGGCGACTGCTTTGCTTCTGTGCTCCATATCCGCGAGCCGGAGCTGCCAGCTGACGCGGTGTACGACTGCAACATGCTCAAGTGGCACTATCCGTACATGGTCGAAGGAATGCAGGGCCGGCGCGAGCTCATGCTAAATCGCATGATCGAAGGTGTGGAGAGGGTGCTGCTTAGCGACACGCTGAAGCCGTACGTTACTGCCAAGTTGGGCCCCCTGAATTCCGGATCCCGGTCGGTGCTCACCGACGACATCATTCGCAGCCTGCAGAATATCGGGTGGCCATGGTTCTTGCCAGTAGTGCTTCACACGCACCTGTTGAATGCCGAATTTGGCTCGACACTGCATCTGATTCAGCGCGTCCGCCCCCATATGTCGGCGAACGAAGCGGCAGCTGTCTCTTTCGTCAGCAAGAAACTCACTGACGGTGTTCGCGAGAACGCGTCGCTGATGATTCAGCGGAACTGGCGTGTCCGTCTGGCGAAGCGCGAGGCTGCGCGGCGGagcgagctgcgcagcttgAACGACCGGAAGGTAGAGGAAATACGCGCACTTCGTATGAATGCGACCGTCAAGATGAAGGGGTCTCTATGCGCGCTGCTCATTACGCTGCACCATCCGCAGTGTCCTGGCGTTCCGGCCATCGACAGCGATACAGGACCCCTTCAAGACGCTCTTCGACAGCAAGGCTACGAAGTGACGACGCTGGAGGACCCTGACATGGCGACGATGCTGCGTGCCGTCTCACAGACGGATACAACCAAGTCCAACTTCATCTACGTTAGCGGCTACGGTGGTGCACTCAACCTTCGCCAGCCACCGGTCTTTGGGTTCGAGTCGTTGGCGGTGtacgtcgaggaggaggctcaGCGGGCCACCTTGGACTGCGACGAAAGCGGCACATTCCGTCAACTAATGGTGCAAatgaaggcggagaaggccaTGGTGCCGGTCAAGAAGtcgaagaaaaaggcaaagaaggctgcagcggctgctcgaCCAAGGAAGACGGCTGAGGAAGCcgagctccagcagcgtcaaCTCGAGGGTCTTCTGTTCTCGTACCGCCAGGAAATGGAGATGGAGGAATTGTCTTATCGGGACAGCCTTGTGCACGAGTACGAGTCGATGAACCAGCTTCTGTcgcggcagctgcgacaTGTGACCGCGGTTACGCGGGAGTACGAAGAGCGTTATAAATCAAAAGGCCCTGAAGGTGACGCGCAGAACTACGTGTATACGGGCAAATCACGCATGATTGAGTCCTTCGCCACGACTGTCGTGGATATGGAGGATGTCATCCGAGCTGCGTTGCACTGGCAGGACCCACCACCAGGCCTGCAATGCGTCGTTGCGGTTGACCTGCAACCTGTGATGCCGTACTCGTGTGGTGTGGCGTGCCTCGCCAGCAGTACCGGAAACACGTTCCGAGTGCCTTAccgcccgcagcagcgtgagcTCCTGTCCCCGATCCTTGTAAAGGCTTTTAACGGACAGCTTCCAAAGATCTCGGCCACTTCCAAGTATGCTGTTCTCTCTGGTGGTATTGAAACGGCGGTGAATCAGCGGGACTGGAAGTCGTTCGCGTCGTACGTGGTGAGAAAGCTGCAACCCTACTGCCCCCCCGAGCGCTTCCGCATGCTGTGTGGGGAGTTAGACCGGCATCTTCCCTTTGTCGCGGAGCTAGTACCTGTGCGCGACATTGTCATGGATGCTGAGGCCAGGGATCGTCGGCGCCGAGAGCGCGATACACAGAAGGTGAAGGCGCAAGTTTCGTTTGGCGTTGGCAGCGCGAAGATTCAGAGTGATatgttttccctcttccgTGATTTCCTAGAGGGTGTCACAGTGAGCGAGCTTGCCTTTGTCAACACAATTCGTATTCTCTTCACACAACAAAACAAGGGGATCGATGGCATTCAAGTGGAGGAGGTCATTGGTGCGCTGGAGAAGTGCCGCCCTGCTGTGTGCAGCATGGCGTTCGAGGTGCGAGTGACTGCCGCTGGCGTGGAGGTGCAGTTCAAGGTATCCGAAGTAGGGGATAAGCTTCTCCTTAGTCAGTGGCTCAATGTGGTCTCGTTGCGCAGTCTAACGTGGCAGTTTCACCAGCGGCCACTGTTTGGGATGGGCCGACTGGAGGTTGACTATATCGAGTACCTGTATGATGCCAAGTTTGCCTGTAGTGCGAGCCGCTACTGGCAACTGTGCAAGCAGTTCCACGCGTTCCCTGTGCCGAAACCGTACGTTCGCTTCGTGCAAGCCCGCGTGTTGATGTCATCAGACAAGCAGTAA
- a CDS encoding hypothetical protein (TriTrypDB/GeneDB-style sysID: LpmP.09.1440), producing MQGVARWRVRLFNRARQPLFGASLSSACRHCATVPTEDDVRKAYKILGVHTSATLTDVKKRYGDLAKEHHPDVSNTSADSSTSRMTDINNAYNTVKQFHQAGRQLFEATRASSARGTPNSSSSSYYTTRDTAYQPWYEDMDPLLYEFMWEEMRRQNEEDCFARNMYTERAYRPNGQWQPPHCSPSARPRQSSGNGDGRQSHGGKRCSSSTTWPEEQVKAMVNMYQDGKSFEFIANALGKESAAAVVEEFNRWSSDNQPQRRKGGKPYNAKRHRSHGRQGSFYYTESPDEVPFELYEMMEEELYYDDSAEEAGNPFGYYQGDGEEYDVPYGNATPFYGVHQMNGGPAPYRHFEGGESPIYNSSRKASYRPMRDPRGGVPNKNKRYNAASSSKGSGGGFQSGHGKGHSSSGGRK from the coding sequence ATGCAGGGCGTCGCTCggtggcgtgtgcgtctctttaATCGTGCACGTCAGCCTCTGTTTGGTGCCTCCTTATCCTCGGCGTGTAGGCACTGCGCAACAGTGCCGACAGAGGACGATGTGCGCAAGGCATACAAGATACTTGGGGTTCACACCTCGGCCACCTTGACCGATGTGAAGAAGCGCTACGGCGACCTCGCCAAGGAGCATCATCCGGATGTGTCGAACACCTCTGCAGACTCTAGCACAAGCCGCATGACGGACATTAACAACGCTTACAACACGGTGAAGCAATTTCATCAGGCGGGCAGGCAACTCTTCGAGGCTACGCGCGCGTCAAGCGCCCGTGGGACCCCcaactcctcctcttcctcctacTACACAACGCGGGACACAGCATACCAGCCCTGGTATGAGGACATGGATCCACTTCTGTACGAGTTCATGTGGGAGGAGATGCGGCGGCAAAACGAGGAGGACTGCTTTGCCAGAAACATGTACACAGAGAGGGCTTACCGCCCCAACGGCCAATGGCAACCGCCGCACTGTAGTCCCTCGGCAAGACCGCGGCAGTCGTCCGGAAACGGTGACGGTAGGCAGTCACATGGTGGAAAGAGGTGCTCGTCTTCGACGACCTGGCCTGAGGAACAGGTGAAGGCAATGGTGAACATGTACCAAGATGGCAAAAGCTTTGAGTTCATTGCCAATGCCCTCGGCAAAGagagtgcagcggcggtggtggaggaatTCAACCGGTGGAGCAGCGACAAtcagccacagcggcgcaAAGGGGGAAAGCCGTACAATGCAAAGCGGCACCGCTCCCATGGGAGACAGGGGTCCTTCTACTACACCGAGTCGCCGGATGAGGTGCCCTTTGAACTGTATgagatgatggaggaggagctgtaCTACGATGACTCTGCTGAAGAAGCTGGGAACCCGTTTGGGTACTACCAGGGCGATGGGGAGGAGTACGACGTGCCGTACGGCAACGCAACTCCGTTCTACGGCGTGCATCAGATGAACGGGGGTCCTGCACCATATCGGCACTTTGAAGGGGGTGAGAGTCCCATATACAACTCGTCACGGAAGGCTTCGTACAGGCCGATGCGTGACCCCCGCGGCGGTGTTCCTAACAAAAACAAGCGCTACAATGCTGCTTCGAGTAGTAAGGGAAGTGGCGGTGGCTTTCAGTCAGGCCACGGGAAGggtcacagcagcagtggaggcagAAAATAA
- a CDS encoding rhodanese-like protein (TriTrypDB/GeneDB-style sysID: LpmP.09.1450) — protein MSLPDFTHPFNVYEAQAVVRALEAGRASGVYLLDVREEFEVKAVPPLPHALVIHFRDLHTAMRMWASSFQSKYGVRKPRKKDRILVYALNQQRAASGASYLVERGYKSAVFLNAKISEYRDSTQNELDEDL, from the coding sequence ATGTCGCTGCCGGACTTTACACACCCCTTCAACGTGTATGAGGCccaggcggtggtgcgcgcgCTCGAGGCCGGGAGGGCGAGCGGGGTGTATCTGCTAGATGTGCGTGAGGAGTTCGAAGTGaaagcggtgccgccgcttccaCATGCCCTGGTGATTCACTTTCGAGACCTCCATACTGCCATGCGGATGTGGGCATCATCTTTTCAGAGCAAGTACGGCGTGCGTAAGCCACGCAAGAAAGACCGCATTCTCGTCTACGCGTTAAACCAGCAGCGGGCCGCATCTGGCGCTTCCTACCTAGTGGAGCGTGGGTACAAGTCCGCTGTCTTCCTGAACGCCAAGATCTCAGAATACCGTGACTCGACCCAGAACGAACTGGATGAGGATCTTTAG
- a CDS encoding rhodanese-like protein (TriTrypDB/GeneDB-style sysID: LpmP.09.1460): MLRGTRYLCRYFTIDQVANIVKAKQSCSDAVRNIQLIDVRSTAEVAATGMIPSAINVPLPVLSDALSPESIIEDDEFEFFFGGPRPVQGVTQLVLYCAHGVRSAIACELAEELGFENAGNFSGSWAQWYHAYGTPSTSAAPPESSPTPLQ, translated from the coding sequence ATGCTTAGAGGAACGAGGTATCTATGCCGATACTTCACTATCGATCAGGTGGCGAACATTGTAAAAGCGAAGCAGAGTTGTAGTGATGCCGTGCGCAACATCCAACTCATCGACGTTCGATCGACAGCCgaagtggcggcgacggggATGATTCCTTCTGCAATCAATGTTCCACTACCGGTTCTGTCAGACGCTCTCAGCCCTGAGAGCATAATTGAGGATGATGAGTTCGAGTTCTTCTTCGGTGGTCCTCGCCCCGTGCAAGGGGTGACTCAGCTTGTGCTATACTGCGCACACGGCGTCCGCTCTGCTATCGCCTGCGAGCTCGCAGAGGAGCTTGGCTTTGAAAACGCCGGCAATTTCTCCGGCAGCTGGGCTCAGTGGTACCACGCATACGGCACCCCCAGTACCTCTGCGGCTCCACCAGAATCTTCACCAACCCCACTCCAGTAA
- a CDS encoding rhodanese-like protein (TriTrypDB/GeneDB-style sysID: LpmP.09.1470): MQRLTYAAVKALVAKKQSGDRHMCILDVRSADEVAGGAIAASVNIPLDQLESALQLTADEFKEKYKAPKPETSDHVVTYCLRGMRAESAAALLRSSGYTNVDVYPGSWTEWSEKEKSAA, from the coding sequence ATGCAGCGTCTGACTTACGCCGCTGTGAAGGCGTTGGTGGCGAAGAAGCAGTCGGGTGATCGCCATATGTGCATATTGGATGTCCGCAGCGCCGATGAGGTGGCGGGAGGCGCTATTGCGGCCTCCGTCAACATTCCTCTCGATCAGCTGGAGTCCGCTCTTCAGCTGACAGCCGACGAGTTCAAGGAGAAGTACAAGGCACCCAAGCCGGAGACATCTGACCACGTTGTGACTTACTGCCTTCGCGGCATGCGTGCGGAGAGTGCAGCCGCCTTGCTTCGTTCCAGCGGCTACACAAACGTTGATGTGTATCCCGGCAGCTGGACAGAGTGgtcagagaaagaaaagagcgcagCATAG